Genomic segment of Enterobacteriaceae endosymbiont of Neohaemonia nigricornis:
ATTATTTAATATAAACAATTATTCAATATTTTTTATAAAAAAAGATAATAAATATTATGGAAAATAATGAAAAACTACAATCTTTAATAAAAATTATTAAACAAAAAAGATCATACAATAATATAGATAATAATATTTGTTATGCTAAAAGTATAATTATTAATTATCATATACGTTCTGGGCAACAAATTTATGCTAAATATAGTGATTTAATTGTTGTTAATAATGTTAGTAATGGCGCTGAATTAATTGCAGATGGTAATATTCATATTTATGGATATATGAGAGGTAAAGCTTTATCAGGGGCAAATGGTGACAAAAATTGTCAAATTTTTTGTAGTAAACTTTATGCAGAATTAATATCTATAGCGGGAGAATATTTAGTAAAAGATGAAATAGACAAACAATTTATTGGTCAAGCATCCA
This window contains:
- the minC gene encoding septum site-determining protein MinC, with amino-acid sequence MENNEKLQSLIKIIKQKRSYNNIDNNICYAKSIIINYHIRSGQQIYAKYSDLIVVNNVSNGAELIADGNIHIYGYMRGKALSGANGDKNCQIFCSKLYAELISIAGEYLVKDEIDKQFIGQASRIFLKRNLITIKQLS